In Truepera sp., the sequence GACCTGGTGGTGACGGGGGACCCTTCGTCGGCCACCGGCGAACTCCTGTTCGCCCTGCGTGACGCCGAGGCCGCCGGCGACGTCGACGCCACTCTTCAACTCGCAGAGCAGCTGCAGGCCCTCGACGAGTACCGCCAGAGCAGCCGTGCCGCTCGCGCGCTGCTCGCCAAGGGCGTGGACGACCTGCGCGCTTGGCGCCTGGCCTATCCGCCGGCCTGGCCGGCGACCGTGACCGCCGCCGCGGCCGAGAACCAGCTCGAGCCCGCCCTCATCTGGGCCGTCATGCGCCAGGAGTCGGCGTTCAGCCCGGTGGCCGTCTCGCGCTCCAACGCCATGGGCCTCATGCAGGTGGTGCCCTCCACCTGGGACTGGATCGCCGAGTTGCGCAAGGAGAGCCCGGGCGATCCGTTCGACCTCGTCAGCAACATCAACTACGGCGCCACCTACCTGCGCTGGCTCCTCAACTACTTCGACGGCGACGAGGAACTGGTGATCGCCGGTTACAACGGCGGCCAGGGTTACGTGCGCCGCACCCTCGAGGGTGAGAGCGTGGACGGGAACCGCGACGACTTCTACCGCCACCTGGATCACGGCGAGACGCGGGAGTACCTTCAGGTCGTCTACGAGAACCTGGTCATCTACCGCATGCTTTACCCCGGTCTGGCTGCGGGCCTCGACGAAGGCTTGGACCATGCTGAAGTTGCAGCTATCGTTCCGGCTACCGTTCCGACGGCCGCCAGCTCCTCAGCAACTGAAAGCCCCTAGCCACCACGCCGAGGGTCCACGGGTCGGCGTGGGGGTCGACTTCTAGCAGTGGCAAGGCTGCGGGCCCGAACCAGCGGCCCTGGTCGTGCTTCCCCTGCTCGAGGTGTGGCCGTTCGAGGTCGCCTGCGGCCCTCACCAGTAGGTCGATCTCGCGCCGCCGCGTCCCGCCCGCCTCCCAGTCGAGCAACTCGACCACTGGGCCGACGGCGGTCAACTGCCACCCCGTCTCCTCGGCCAGTTCACGGGCGAGCGCTTGAAGCACCGACTCGCCGGCCTCTGCGTGACCGCCCACCAGATCCCAGCGGCCGGGGAACAGCTCCCTCGTGAGGCTGCGGCGTTGAAGGTAGATGCGGCCGCCATCATCGGCTACGAGCGCTCCGACAACCAAGCGGCGCGCGTCGGCTTCCGCGGAAGCCGCGAACTCTTCTAGCGCGGCCGCCGAGGCCACGAACCCAACCTTGACCTCAGGATCCCTCACTTTAGGCCTCCACCGCACAAGGTTGACACTTGGCCTCGTGGGCGGCAAGTTCGAGCTGGTTTGAGCATCGGCGGCGGCACCGCCAACGGTTCTTGGCGGGCGCCGATGCGTCTAGCCCCGTCGGCCCTATAACAGGAAATCTAAACCGGAGTTCACCAAACTTACCGAAATGGCACGCCGTTCTCCCCTACAATGTCTGACCTCCCCGGTCGGCCGGTCGTTCGGACCGCCTCGCCGGCCTCGGGGGCATCGTATGGAGGCAGATATGAAACCGCTCGTCCTCATAGGTGTGATCCTCATCGTGCTAGGCGTGGCGGGGTTCGTCGTCAAGCGCGTCACTTACACCACCAACACGTCCAAGGTCGATCTCGGCCCGGTAGAGTTGACGGCTTCCGAGAAGCGGAGTATCGATATCCCGGACATCGCGTCCGGAGTTGCCGTCGTTGCCGGCATCGTACTCGTGGTCGCTGGGTCGCGTTCCCGGCCCCGCTGAGCTGACCCGACCTGCGCCTCGTGCCGCTAGGCTTTCCGCGCCTGCGCCGCCAGGCTTCCTTAGCCTGTGCCGCGAGGCTTCCTTACCTGCGCCGCGAGGCTTCCTTGGCCTGTGCCGCGTGGGTTCAAGCCAACTTGCATGACCGCCAGGCGATGTACCTAACGCACGGCAACCGGGGGGCGTTCGAGCCTATCGTTGCCCTATCACGTTGGAGCGCTTCTCGGCCGGGTTGGCCGCCACGAGGGGCCGCTCCTCGCTAGGAGGTACCGATGAAGCGCTTCACCTTCGGTGGGCTTGGCCTGTTGGGCGTCTCTCTCGTCGTGCTGATCATCAAGGGCATCGCCATACCGCCCGCGCTCAACAAGGTGGACGCGGGCCATACGGCCTCCATAGGGCCGTTCATCAGTGACGTGAACTTCGTCGAGGTTCTGGCTTGCCTGGGTGTCGTGGTGGGCATATTGCTCATCATCGTTGGCCTGAGCGGGGCCCCCAAAGGCGAGCTCGGCTACCGCCGCTGACGCGCCGCTCGGCACTTGCCGTCCCATAACGAAAGCGCCCGTCCTCGCGGCGAGTCTCGATCCCTCGGCCTGGACGGGTGCTTCGTGTGGAGCGGGAGACGGGATTCGAACCCGCGACAGCTACCTTGGCAAGGTAGTGCTCTACCAGCTGAGCTACTCCCGCATACGGAGCGGTCTGAGACACTTGGCCCCAGACCGGCTCCTTCTAAAATAACCTCCTCGCACTGACCTACTCTTGCAGGGAGCTGCCCCCCAACTACCATCGGCGCTGGCGTGCTTAACTTCCGAGTTCGGAATGGGGTCGGGTGGGTCCACGCCGCCACGAGCACGAAGAGGAAAGATATGGACAGGTTATAGAAGGCAAGCTCAGGTGTCTACACTCGGAATGAGTCCGAGAAATGGTCAAGTCCTCGACCGATTAGTACTGGTCAGCTAAACACGTTGCCGCGCTTACACTCCCAGCCTATCAACCCGGTGGTCTTCCGGGGGTCTTACTCCCTAAAGGGATGGGAAAGCTCATCTTGGAGTCGGCTTCGCGCTTAGATGCTTTCAGCGCTTATCCGTTCCGCACGTAGCTACTTAGCATGTGCCGTTGGTACGACAGCTAAGACACTAGCGGTGCGTCCACTCCGGTCCTCTCGTACTAGGAGCAGCTCTCCTCAACTTTCCTACGCCCACAGCGGATAGAGACCGAACTGTCTCACGACGTTCTGAACCCAGCTCGCGTGCCATTTTAACGGGCGAACAGCCCGACCCTTGGGACCTTCTCCAGCCCCAGGATATGACGAGCCGACATCGAGGTGCCAAACACCGCCGCCGATATGAACTCTCGGGCGGTATCAGCCTGTTATCCCCGGGGTAACTTTTATCCGTTGATCGATGGCCCTTCCACAAGGTACCACCGGTTCACTAGGGCCGACTTTCGTCCCTGCTCGACATGTACGTCTCGCAGTCAAGCTCCCTTATACCCTTGCGCTCTATGCACGATTTCCGACCGTGCTGAGGGAACCTTTGCGCGCCTCCGTTACAATTTAGGAGGCGACCGCCCCAGTCAAACTACCCACCAGACGCTGTTCCCCACCCGGATAACGGGTGCAGGTTAGACGATCGAACCGATCAGGGTGGTATTTCACCGATGACTCCACCGAGCCTAGCGGCCCGGTTTCACAGTCTCCCACCTATGCTACACAGATCAGTCCAAGCGTCAACATCAAGCTGTAGTAAAGCTCCACGGGGTCTTTTCGTCCTGCTGCGGGTAGGCCGCATCTATACAGCCAATTCAATTTCACCGAGTCCCTGGTTGAGACAGCGCTCCAGTCGTTACACCATTCGTGCAGGTCAGAACTTACCTGACAAGGAATTTCGCTCTTTAGTCTTACCCAAACTTACCGGGCGGACAGCAGTCCTTGGCTGCTGTCCCTGCATGTCGCCATGCAGATGGGACCATATCTTCGTCCGAATAGCCGGACGTCCGGCGTGTGGTCTCTGAGGGGTCATGCCAATGTGGCAGCGGACTTCCCTGCTGATTGCCTGCGCCGCGCGGATTGTCACTGCCCGCTTGAGGGCTAGTACCGGCGGATTCTCAGGGTTTCCAGCATATAGCCAGATGCGCACCTCACCATTACTGATGAGGGGGGCAGCATTCCTACCTTAGGACCGTTCTTACTGTTAACACCGGTCAGAATTCAACCAGTGCGGCAATTTCTGCCCTCCATGTCGCCATGGAGATCGGACCATATCATCTACTCGAAGCAGGCGGCGATGGTTGATCGCTTCGAGTTCGCTCAGCGTATGGCCTCTGAGGATTCTCCCAACAGGTTGATGATCGATATCGTCAACACCGCGGGAGTCTTTCCTGCTGATTGTCCGCACCTCACGCGTTGTCACTGCCGCCATCATAAGCGATGTGGCGAGTAGCGGAGGATTCTCGGAGTTTCCAGCATATGGCTGAGTTTATTTGCGTAACTACAACGGTCAGCTTTTATAGTTACGGCCGCCGTTCACTGGGGCTTCAGTTCGGCGCTTTCACGCCTCCCGTTGACCTTCCAGCACCGGGCAGGTGTCACACCCTATACATCCCCTATAAGGGTTAGCAGAGTGCTGTGATTGTGGTAAACAGTCGCTAGAGCCAATTCACTGCGCCCACCTCAGGCGATCCTTGCGGACAACCTTACACGTGGGACCCCTTCTCCCGAAGTTACGGGGCTATTTTGCAGAGTTCCTTAACCAGGGTTCTCTCGCGCGCCTTAGTGCTCTTACACTCGCCTACCTGTGTCGGTTTTGGTACGGGCGCCATCGCTTCAACGTTTAGAGGTTTTTCTTGGCACCGTGGATTCAACCAGTTATCAGTCCCGTAGGACCTTCCCGACGTACGTCATCTACGCGGAGGGCGGATTTTCCTATCCCTCCAGACTTCGTACGCCGCCGGGCATAGCCATAGCTCCGGATGGCCTATCCTAATGCGTCACCCCATCACTCCACGACGGCGGGGCAGGAATGTTGACCTGCTGTCCATCGACTACGCCTTTCGGCCTCGCCTTAGGTCCCGCCTAACCCTGAGTGGACGACCCTTGCTCAGGAACCCTTAGGCTTTCGGCGGAAGGGATTCTCACCCTTCTTATCGTTACTAATTCCTGCATTCGCACTTCCGATACCTCCACGGCTCCTTACGGTACCGCTTCAACGGCTTACGGAACGCTCCCCTACCCAGCACTGCTTAGCAGCACTGACGCAGTTTCGGTGCATGGCTTAGCCCCGATCATCTTCGGCGCAGAGACACTCGACTAGTGAGCTATTACGCACTCTTTAAAGGAATGGCTGCTTCTAAGCCAACCTCCTAGCTGTCCTAGCGTCTCCACATCCTTTCCCACTTAGCCATGACTTGGGGACCTTAACTGGCGTTCTGGGTTGTTTCCCTCTTGTCTGCGAAAGTTAGCTCACGCAGACTGACTCCCGGGGTATGAACCGACGGCCTTCAGAGTTTGACAGGGTTTGGTAAGCTGGTGAGCCCCCTAGCCCAATCAGTGCTTTACAACCATCGGTGAACCCCCGAGGCTAGTCCTAAAACTATTTCGGGGAGAACCAGCTATCTCCGGATTCGGTTAGCTTTTCACTCCTAACCACAGCTCATCCCAAGAGTTTTAAACCTCAACGGGTTCGGTCCTCCACTTCCTTTTACGGAAGCTTCAACCTGGCCATGGCTAGCTCATCCGGTTTCGGGTCTACTGATAGCGCCTGAACGCCCTGTTCAGACTCGCTTTCGCTACGCCTCCGCCTATCGGCTTAAACTCGGCACTACCAGTAAGTCGCAGGATCATGCTTCAAGAGGCACGCCACCACCCGTTCATATCCGAAGATATGCATAGGGCTGTGACTGCTTGTAAGCACACGGTTTCAGGTACTATTTCACTCCCCTCACGGGGTGCTTTTCACCTTTCCCTCACGGTACTTGTTCACTATCGGTCAGTCGGAATATTTAGCCTTACGGGGTGGTCCCCGTAGATTCACGCGAGGTTCCACGTGACTCGCGCTACTCAGGTGCCGGCTAGGCTTCCGCGCATTTCGCGTACGGGGCTATCACCCGCTATGGCGCGCCTTTCCAGTGCGCTTCCGCTATACGCTCGAGTCCACGTTGCCGGTCCTACAACCCCGGCTCCCGTAGGAGCCGGTTTAGGCTATTCCCTTTTCGCTCGCCGCTACTGGGGGAATCGAGGTTTCTTTATTTTCCTCCAGGTACTTAGATGTTTCAGTTCCCTGGGTTCCCTCCACATGACCTATGTATTCAGTCATGGGTAGTGGGGGTTCGCCCCACTGGGTTTCCCCATTCGGAGATCCTCGGATCTACGCTTGCTTCCAGCTTCCCGAGGCTTATCGCAGGTAGCCACGTCCTTCATCGGTTCGACTGCCAAGGCATCCACCGTGTGCCCTTAGTAACTTGACCCATTTCTTGCAATTTCATTTTGATGTGTATGAGCAGACACGCGATTCTGGGCTTGAAAAAACCCGATTCGCGGCTCGTACGATCTTTCGTCCCTCACGGGACCAAGTGCTCGTTCGAGCCCTGATGTCTTGCCTTCTATTCACCTGTCAATGTTCTCGCCGGTCTTTCGAGCGGCAAAGTTGAGTGTACACCTGGGGCTCGAAGGGTGTCAAGCGTCTTCGGAGCAGCGTTTATCGGCAAGGGCTGTGAGAGGTAGTCGTTCACCGTGGCGACATTCTTGATCGCTGGGCGGTAAAGAACGTCGGGGAGCCGGGGAGGCCAACTCGCCGCCGTCATGCCATCTGCCACTACTTGCGTTGGGTAGTGCGCCAACGGGGCGTCGAGGGCTCGCGCCGTGCCTATACTTTGCTATGCGCTTGCGGACTCTCGGGGGGTTAGGCCTGCCGGGTGGAGGGTTCCGGAGGCAGAAGCCTCTGCTCCTTCTCGCTTACCTGGCTGTGGAGGGACCGAGGGACCGTAGGTACCTCTCGGAACTCTTCTGGCCGACGGCCGCGAACCCGCGCCAGAGTCTCTCCGTGGCCCTGTCGCAGATCCGGCACCACTTGCCGCAAGCGGTCCATGTCGACGGCTTCACCCTTTCGACTCGGCTCGCGTGTGACGCCGTGGAGTTGAAGGAGGCGGCGGCGGACGGCGACTCGGGGCGTGTCGTCGAGCTTTACGGCGGCACTTTCCTGGCGGGCGTCGATATCCCTGAGCGTGGGGTCGAGCTGGAGGAGTGGTTGTTCCTCACCCGTGAGCTACTTGCGCTTCGGGCTCAGCGCGCCTTCGTTAGTGAGGGTGAGCGGGAGTTGGCTGCCGGCAGGCACGCATACGCCGCTAGGTTCGCCGAACGCGCCGTCTCGCTGGGCACCGATGCGGTCGACGCCGACGCCGACCTGTTGCGCCGCCTGCACCGGTTGCTTCTGGTTACGGATAATCCGCGTGCCGCGCCGGTCAAGAAGGAAGCGGAGGCCATGGGCTTGCCGCTGGAAGTAGGTGGCGAAGCAGGGCTCGAAGGCGTTGGTACGCGTCCTACGGCTCATAACGTTGCGCGGCTGTCGTCTCCGCTCGTGGGCAGAACTTCGGAGCTGGAGGAGATCGACTCACTGCTGCTCGCAGGCACCCGCCTGCTTACCGTGACGGGTCTGGGTGGAACCGGGAAATCGCGTCTCGTGGAGGCCCTGGCCACGCGGCTGGCGCATTCGGGGCGTTACGACCGCGTTCACTTCGTGGCGCTGGAATCGGCGAGCGAAGCAGCCGAGGTGCCGGCTCGGATCGCGGCGGCCATGGGGACGACGCTGAGCGGCAGGGATCCCGTGAGCGTGCTTGCGCAGCAGCTTGTCGCGGACCGCGCCGTCTTGATCCTTGACAACTTCGAGCACCTCACGGCCGCGGCTGCGGGCATCATGGCGCTGCTCGATGGGTGTCCTGGCTTGAACATCGTGGTGTCGTCGCGAGAACCGCTCGGGTTGCCGGCCGAATCGTTCTACCCCTTGGGTGGCTTGGGGCTGCCGAGCAGCGTGGAGGCGGTGAGCAGCGAGGAGGAGGGCTCCGAAGCGGTTGACCTCTTCCTGCTGACCGCCAGGCGTTACGACCCACGTTTCGGGCTCGACGAGGCGGGCGCGCAGGCGGTGTTCCGCATCTGTCACTTGGTGACGGGTCTGCCGTTGGCGGTAGAGCTCGCCGGCGCGTTGATGCGCGTCATCCCGCCTACGGACCTGGCGCGCGAGTTGGAGGCGGACTTGGACGCGCTGGTCAGCGTTCAGCGCGACACGCCAAGCCAGAAGGCCGCCTTGCGCTTGACGTTCGAGCGTTCCTGGAAGCTGCTCACGGACGAGCAGCGGGCGGCGTTGGCGGGTTGCTCGCTGTTCCGTGGTGGTTTCACGCGCGACGCTGCCGCAAGGGTGCTTGGCATGGACTTGCGTACCCTGAAGGGGTTGATGGACCGCGCGCTGCTGCAGCGCAGGGGCAACCGTTACGACCTCCACCCGCTCGTTAGGCAGTACGCGGCGGAAAAGCTGGACGCCGAAGCTGCTGCTGGCGAGTGGCGGTCGCGCCACGCGGAGCATTTCAGCGAGCAGCTCGCCGCTAAACGGTCCAGCTACCAGCGTGCGGGGGAGCGCAGCGCGTTCGAGGAACTAGACCGCGAATCCGCCAACATCCGCGCGGCCTGGGAATGGGCGGCCGCCGCGCGCCGCCACGACCTGCTCGACGAGATGGCGTACATGCTGTACGGCTACCTGGCGGCCCGCTTACGACGGGAAGAACTAACGCACCTGCTGACGATAGGGCTGGACAGCGTGGAAGCCGGATCGCTCGTGGCCGCACGCTTGACCACCTATTTGGCCAAGCACTCCACCCCCGACCAGCCCGCCAAGGCGCAAGCCCTGCTCGAGTCCGCCCTCACCATCGCCCGTCACGAGGAAAGCGACGGCGAC encodes:
- a CDS encoding NUDIX domain-containing protein, with the protein product MRDPEVKVGFVASAAALEEFAASAEADARRLVVGALVADDGGRIYLQRRSLTRELFPGRWDLVGGHAEAGESVLQALARELAEETGWQLTAVGPVVELLDWEAGGTRRREIDLLVRAAGDLERPHLEQGKHDQGRWFGPAALPLLEVDPHADPWTLGVVARGFQLLRSWRPSER
- a CDS encoding AAA family ATPase is translated as MRLRTLGGLGLPGGGFRRQKPLLLLAYLAVEGPRDRRYLSELFWPTAANPRQSLSVALSQIRHHLPQAVHVDGFTLSTRLACDAVELKEAAADGDSGRVVELYGGTFLAGVDIPERGVELEEWLFLTRELLALRAQRAFVSEGERELAAGRHAYAARFAERAVSLGTDAVDADADLLRRLHRLLLVTDNPRAAPVKKEAEAMGLPLEVGGEAGLEGVGTRPTAHNVARLSSPLVGRTSELEEIDSLLLAGTRLLTVTGLGGTGKSRLVEALATRLAHSGRYDRVHFVALESASEAAEVPARIAAAMGTTLSGRDPVSVLAQQLVADRAVLILDNFEHLTAAAAGIMALLDGCPGLNIVVSSREPLGLPAESFYPLGGLGLPSSVEAVSSEEEGSEAVDLFLLTARRYDPRFGLDEAGAQAVFRICHLVTGLPLAVELAGALMRVIPPTDLARELEADLDALVSVQRDTPSQKAALRLTFERSWKLLTDEQRAALAGCSLFRGGFTRDAAARVLGMDLRTLKGLMDRALLQRRGNRYDLHPLVRQYAAEKLDAEAAAGEWRSRHAEHFSEQLAAKRSSYQRAGERSAFEELDRESANIRAAWEWAAAARRHDLLDEMAYMLYGYLAARLRREELTHLLTIGLDSVEAGSLVAARLTTYLAKHSTPDQPAKAQALLESALTIARHEESDGDVGMILSALGLALIYQREFGAARRALSEAVPLLEHHDDGRSLGGCLSNLGFATKEYGTVLSLYDRAITACRRAGNISDLAKIIYNRAILVAGIFGDYAGGVAGMAEALELEHENAARTSMLCHMHSFSALFLIQLGDLDSAREHHAKARRLVEERQPWEEHKFKLDIDDWVHGHMLFARGNVAEAVAFLDAIDLPTTRDHELIAWSAFFARDQARVRHFHALAKEAVGTQAVEFEAPELQAFSLLLGAADAVLDAAARGEPSGASVDAVAPLVSALELITRFMLVPYAFDAFVLARLVAPKVAGLALVRLAATHASARQHTRRHAQELLRAEGAPFPPPAQGEAPFAPRPGPHLAAKQVLKLAKELEVRLRAPLEAAEPTPLRA